A genomic segment from Ochotona princeps isolate mOchPri1 chromosome 11, mOchPri1.hap1, whole genome shotgun sequence encodes:
- the NKX6-3 gene encoding homeobox protein Nkx-6.3, translating to MESNLQGPFLLNNTPLAQFSEVKAPVCQYSVQNSFYKLSPPALGPHLPAGTPHGITDILSRPVATPNGSSLLSSYPHVAGFGGLGSQGVYYSPQVGNFSKTVGGGGDYPTRTRNCWADTAQEWRSGRQCGSAADPLNDGIHKKKHTRPTFTGHQIFALEKTFEQTKYLAGPERARLAYSLGMTESQVKVWFQNRRTKWRKKSALEPSSSTPRAPGGAGAGGDRAASENEDDEYNKPLDPDSDDEKIRLLLRKHRAAFSVLSLGAHSV from the exons ATGGAGTCCAACCTGCAGGGGCCGTTCCTGCTCAACAACACGCCACTGGCTCAGTTCTCGGAGGTCAAGGCCCCCGTGTGCCAGTACTCGGTGCAGAATTCCTTCTACAAGCTCAGTCCGCCAGCGTTGGGCCCCCACCTGCCCGCCGGGACCCCCCACGGGATCACGGACATCCTGAGCAGGCCCGTGGCCACACCCAACGGCAGCAGCCTCCTCTCCAGCTACCCCCACGTGGCAGGCTTCGGGGGCCTCGGCTCCCAGGGGGTCTACTACAGCCCCCAGGTGGGGAACTTCTCCAAGACTGTCGGCGGCGGTGGCGACTACCCCACCCGGACCCGGAACTGCTGGGCGGACACGGCCCAGGAGTGGCGCAGCGGGCGGCAATGCGGCAGTG CCGCAGACCCCCTGAACGACGGCATCCACAAGAAGAAGCACACACGACCCACCTTCACGGGCCACCAGATCTTTGCCCTGGAGAAGACCTTTGAACAGACCAAGTACCTGGCTGGTCCAGAGCGAGCCCGGCTGGCGTACTCGCTGGGAATGACCGAGTCACAGGTCAAG GTGTGGTTCCAGAACCGGAGGACCAAGTGGCGGAAGAAGAGCGCCCTGGAGCCGTCGTCCTCCACGCCCCGAGCCCCCGGCGGCGCGGGCGCAGGCGGGGACCGGGCGGCCTCGGAGAACGAGGACGACGAGTACAACAAGCCGCTGGACCCCGACTCGGACGACGAGAAGATCCGCCTGCTGCTGCGCAAGCACCGCGCCGCCTTCTCCGTGCTCAGTCTGGGCGCGCACAGCGTCTGA